The proteins below are encoded in one region of Drosophila santomea strain STO CAGO 1482 chromosome 2R, Prin_Dsan_1.1, whole genome shotgun sequence:
- the LOC120446564 gene encoding uncharacterized protein LOC120446564, whose product MKIANWIGDPRARRQFVSELQTFFHQLNELVRLFKIGIDRMPSDNHKIIIKADRSPLGEHARRFNAPTIDDVAIVIVGDQFQSRDIVLHRRIEQLLRVSELHRSYDALQYPLFYWNGDDTYNINIPMIDPQTGRDIQKKVSAMNCSYRFMIRPQEDNFISRCGKLFKQYAVDMYAKIETERLNYLRFNQTYLQSEEYIHLRDAIVNDGNANDIRRLTILPSTYVCSPRHMHEYKQDAMSYVRKYGRPDLLITFTCNPQWADINDNLFVGQKPIDRHDITARVFRQKFKALIDLIAKFKIFGNVRCWMYSIEWQKRGLPHGHILIWLIQKVTPNEIGRIISAEIPDQNSDPQLFQVVTKNMIHGPFGELNLNSPCMIDGKCSKRYPRALISETITGNDGYPSYRRRSPDDFGHTTTIKSS is encoded by the exons ATGAAAATCGCGAATTGGATCGGCGATCCAAGGGCAAGGCGACAATTTGTTTCTGAGcttcaaacattttttcatcAACTCAATGAATTAGTTCGATTATTCAAAATCGGTATCGATCGTATGCCATCGGATAACCACAAAATCATCATAAAAGCCGATAGATCACCCCTCGGAGAGCATGCAAGACGATTTAATGCACCGACAATCGATGATGTGGCTATTGTAATTGTTGGAGACCAGTTTCAATCTCGCGACATCGTGCTACATCGAAGAATTGAGCAATTACTGCGTGTTTCAGAGCTTCACCGCAGCTATGATGCATTACAATATCCATTATTCTACTGGAACGGTGATGACACCTATAATATCAATATACCAATGATAGATCCACAAACCG gTCGTGACATTCAAAAAAAAGTTAGTGCGATGAACTGTTCGTACAGATTCATGATTCGCCCACAAGAAGACAATTTCATTTCGAGATGTGGCAAACTTTTCAAGCAATACGCTGTTGACATGTACGCAAAAATAGAAACAGAACGTCTGAATTACCTTCGATTCAATCAAACATATTTACAATCGGaagaatatatacatttgcGAGATGCAATAGTGAATGATGGTAATGCAAATGATATCAGACGTTTAACAATATTACCATCCACATATGTCTGCAGTCCGCGTCACATGCATGAATACAAGCAAGATGCAATGTCATACGTTCGCAAATATGGTCGACCAGACTTATTAATAACATTTACATGCAATCCACAGTGGGCGGACATAAatgataatttatttgttggtCAAAAACCAATTGATCGGCACGATATAACTGCGCGTGTATTTCGACAGAAATTTAAGGCATTGATAGATTTGATTgccaaatttaaaatatttggaaaCGTGCGTTGCTGGATGTATTCTATTGAATGGCAGAAACGAGGGCTACCGCACGGACACATATTGATATGGTTGATTCAAAAAGTTACACCAAATGAGATTGGTCGCATTATATCAGCCGAAATTCCAGATCAAAACAGCGATCCACAATTATTTCAAGTTGTTACGAAAAACATGATTCACGGCCCATTCGGTgaactaaatttaaattcgcCATGCATGATCGATGGAAAATGCTCAAAGCGGTATCCAAGAGCATTGATTTCCGAAACAATAACAGGCAATGACGGATACCCATCGTATCGACGTCGGTCACCAGACGATTTTGGCCATACAACAACAATTAAGAGTTCATAA